TATACATAAGACATCGCCACAGCTTCCAAAAGTGAACAGTCCTTCAGAGCCCAATAAGGACAAATTTGAAGTAACTCCAAGTCAAGGCCACAGATTCAGTCCGTTATTAGATCGTAAACTACGCAACCTGAAGGGAATGGAAACCAACGTGGCACGAGAAGGGCCTGTAGCTTCCCCACTTGCTCTTTTAATGGCTGctaaagaaagagacaaacaaagatCAACTCTATCTCTGTCACGGGAAAACAGCAGCAAGAACACCGAGCATCCTAGTGCAAGCATTCAACCAAGTGACTCAAGTCCAAATTCCTTTATTGTCACCCCAAGGTCTGGCTCATCCTCTTCTCTAACATCTCAAGACATGATACAGGAGAGTCCAAAGCCAGCCAGTCTTGTGGAACATACGCAAACACTTCAGACTCCACAGAAATCCAGTAGTCCTGCACTGGTGAGGGATCAGATGCCGTTAAACAGTCCAGCTCTCAATAGAATGGCTGCATCCCCAAGACCGACCAACCTGGTTGCACAGAAGCAAAACATAGAGCAAAGTCCATCAATGCCTCAATCTACAAAGGATGAGAATAATAAAGAGGAGTTAAGTATGGCATTACTCCCTCCGCCTCCAGAGTTTGATGATTTAGATGAGATTATGGAGCCCCCTCCTTCCATCCCTCCACCTGACCCTCCCATGAAGAAGGCCCGAACACCGACTAtgatccctcctcctccagctcatgttccatctcctcctcccatGAAGGCCCCCCAAATGCCAAATGtgatccctcctcctcccgctcatgttccatctcctcctcccacGAAGAAGGCCCCAACACCAACTAtgatccctcctcctccagctcatgttccatctcctcctccaatGAAGACAGTCCCAAGGCCAACTGtgacccctcctcctcctcctcaagttccagctcctcctccaaaACCTAAACCCCCAGCACCCCCAACACCTCCAAAACTCCCACCACCGCACATTGATGTCAAACCAAAGCCCCAAGACCAGACAAAACCCAAGGTGGCTCTTCCTCAGCTCCCACCTAATCTTTCGCCCAGTCAGGCCACACTCCTGAGTATCTTACAAAAGAAGATGTTGGAAATGGACCACAAAATGGCCCCAATGAAGGAGGCAGAGTCTAGTTCAGATGACTGGGGCACCCCCTTGTCTGATGAGGACAGTCAGGTCCCTGTTGTCCCCTGGGCCACACCACAGAGTAAGAATACCCCTGTGGTCAACAAAGCAGCAACCCTGGACATGCGGGAGCTGGAGGGTAAAGTGATCAAAAAATATCAGGACACATCCTCAGTCAAAGTTCCCACCAGGTAAGACTTCCACTACTCAAGTATGCCACCATCACTTCTTGAGACAATAAGCCCAGTGTTTAGCTTCAGTATCCACTCATGATCATGAATGTGTTCTTCTTTGCAGCAACGGACCATCTAAACATCAGTTTGGTAGGACCTTTACAGTTCGGCCTGGAACCAAAGAGCCCATTACTCTTGTTCGTCAAGGGGAGTCTTAACGAGATGTGTTAAAGAGACAGGTGTTCTTCTGTTTAACACAGCTTGCATGTGATTGGATGATGTGATTTTGCATCAGAAGGAATTTGTacaatggggggaaaaaaagcacttTGAACAAATGAGCTACACAAATGTGGTTTTTAAATATGTTACGAATGTCTCGTAAGAAGAGTCTGTTAAGTTCTGGAAGTTGAGAGTCTGAATGTATTGCTCAATTTCTGGAGAACACACCAACACTGTCAaatagtgttttctttttt
This Pagrus major chromosome 6, Pma_NU_1.0 DNA region includes the following protein-coding sequences:
- the LOC140997776 gene encoding uncharacterized protein, which gives rise to MKRGAFNFLGRKNQSLFDTNIKMKDMDNVELVLESSAIPESGTASVRARPTVKHHTSSSLDSFQGYAVPTPKVPILPPFNGPKVNGSVSVSNGSVLSIPDLVEGEIFVPPPPSTAPPPPPSFIPPPDFMGDLNSLDLANLQPPSMPAPKLAPFMAEEDLTFLKPPPMAPPKPPSTCSSGSASSIPISSPPVPDYPKFAPPQPPSEKQQKTYKTPPPKPIRLSSISTHDSPPQTPAPPPPVQTPTQSTFNPQNTAKLYSIPKNSILGGYEDRGAKPKQMLLLEDSGSVQSDPVLVQVDSKAPKVATTSKPVSKDVQEPKENLPITQPSPSPLPEPKKEAEAETVSAPSEVDKPLPTIHKTSPQLPKVNSPSEPNKDKFEVTPSQGHRFSPLLDRKLRNLKGMETNVAREGPVASPLALLMAAKERDKQRSTLSLSRENSSKNTEHPSASIQPSDSSPNSFIVTPRSGSSSSLTSQDMIQESPKPASLVEHTQTLQTPQKSSSPALVRDQMPLNSPALNRMAASPRPTNLVAQKQNIEQSPSMPQSTKDENNKEELSMALLPPPPEFDDLDEIMEPPPSIPPPDPPMKKARTPTMIPPPPAHVPSPPPMKAPQMPNVIPPPPAHVPSPPPTKKAPTPTMIPPPPAHVPSPPPMKTVPRPTVTPPPPPQVPAPPPKPKPPAPPTPPKLPPPHIDVKPKPQDQTKPKVALPQLPPNLSPSQATLLSILQKKMLEMDHKMAPMKEAESSSDDWGTPLSDEDSQVPVVPWATPQSKNTPVVNKAATLDMRELEGKVIKKYQDTSSVKVPTSNGPSKHQFGRTFTVRPGTKEPITLVRQGES